From a single Salvelinus sp. IW2-2015 linkage group LG22, ASM291031v2, whole genome shotgun sequence genomic region:
- the LOC111949386 gene encoding dual specificity tyrosine-phosphorylation-regulated kinase 1A isoform X1, with translation MHPGGETSACKPSSVRLAPSFSFHAAGLQMAAPMPHTHQQYSDRHQPSTDQAAAVLPYSDQTQQLTANPRHMPQCFRDPTLAPLRKLSIDLIKTYKQINEVYYAKKKRRHQTGQGEDSSHKKERKVFNDGYDDDNYDYIVKNGEKWMDRYEIDSLIGKGSFGQVVKAYDRVEQEWVAIKIIKNKKAFLNQAQIEVRLLELMNKHDTEMKYYIVHLKRHFMFRNHLCLVFEMLSYNLYDLLRNTNFRGVSLNLTRKFAQQLCTALLFLATPELSIIHCDLKPENILLCNPKRSAIKIVDFGSSCQLGQRIYQYIQSRFYRSPEVLLGMPYDLAIDMWSLGCILVEMHTGEPLFSGANEVDQMNKIVEVLGIPPNHIMDLAPKARKFFEKLSDGTWSVKKTKDGKRYKPPASRKLHSIMGVEAGGPGGRRAGESGHAVADYLKFKDLILRMLDYDPKSRIQPYYALQHSFFKKTADEGTNTSSSVSTSPALEQSQSSGTTSSTSSSSGGSSGTSTSGRARSDPTHHHLHSXGHFGAVMPAIDGDTLCPQARKPYPPPLVWGGGVGPEPVTGETHPVQETTFHVPPQHPKALHPHSHPHHHHGQVMATRPRPRHYTSPTHSSSTQDSMEVVHGHLSMTSLSSSASSSSTSSSSTGNHGNQAYQLRHLPFGHHGGLSMGMGAFSNPRQETGMAAHPAYPMGTNTGPAHYLPEGHLGLRQGMDREESPMTGVCVQQSSMASS, from the exons ATGCATCCAG GAGGAGAGACTTCAGCATGCAAACCTTCGTCCGTCCGGCTTGCGCCCTCTTTTTCTTTCCACGCTGCTGGTCTTCAGATGGCTGCTCCAATGCCCCATACGCACCAGCAGTACAGTGACCGCCACCAGCCGAGCACTGACCAAGCTGCTGCGGTCCTACCGTACAGCGACCAAACGCAACAGCTCACTGCCAACCCG AGGCACATGCCCCAGTGCTTTCGTGACCCTACTTTGGCTCCCCTGCGGAAGCTCTCTATAGACCTTATCAAAACCTATAAACAGATCAATGAG GTCTATTATGCAAAAAAGAAGCGACGGCACCAAACAGGTCAGGGTGAAGACTCCAGTcacaagaaagagaggaaggtctTCAATGATGGCTACGACGATGACAACTACGATTACATTGTCAAGAATGGGGAGAAGTGGATGGACCGCTATGAGATTGACTCCTTGATAGGCAAAGGGTCATTTGGACAG GTTGTAAAAGCTTATGACCGTGTAGAGCAGGAGTGGGTTGCCAtcaagatcatcaagaacaagaAAGCTTttctcaatcaagcccagattgAAGTGCGCCTCCTAGAGCTCATGAACAAACATGACACTGAGATGAAATACTACATAG TTCACCTGAAACGTCACTTCATGTTTCGGAACCACCTCTGCCTGGTGTTTGAGATGCTCTCATACAACCTGTACGACCTGCTGCGAAACACCAACTTCCGTGGTGTCTCTCTCAACCTGACCAGGAAGTTTGCTCAGCAGCTTTGCACTGCGCTGCTGTTCCTGGCCACACCCGAGCTCAGCATCATCCACTGTGACCTGAAGCCAGAGAACATCCTGCTGTGCAACCCCAAGAGGAGCGCCATCAAGATAGTGGACTTTGGCAGCTCCTGCCAACTGGGACAGAGG aTATACCAGTACATTCAGAGTCGTTTTTACCGCTCCCCAGAGGTGCTGCTGGGCATGCCCTATGACCTGGCCATCGACATGTGGTCCCTTGGCTGCATCCTGGTGGAGATGCACACTGGGGAGCCCCTCTTCAGTGGAGCCAATGAG GTGGACCAGATGAATAAGATAGTTGAAGTTCTTGGTATCCCCCCCAATCACATTATGGACCTAGCCCCAAAAGCCAGGAAGTTCTTTGAGAAGCTATCGGATGGCACATGGAGTGTTAAGAAGACCAAAGATGGCAAAAGG TATAAGCCTCCAGCCTCTCGGAAGCTCCACTCCATCATGGGTGTAGAGGCCGGTGGTCCAGGTGGCCGGCGGGCGGGGGAGTCTGGCCATGCTGTTGCTGACTATTTGAAGTTCAAGGACCTGATCCTTCGGATGTTGGACTATGACCCCAAGAGCCGCATCCAGCCCTACTACGCCCTGCAGCACAGCTTCTTCAAGAAGACTGCAGACGAGGGGACCAACACGAGCAGCAGTGTGTCTACCAGCCCAGCGCTGGAGCAGTCCCAGTCCTCTGGAACCACCtccagcacctcctccagctcag GAGGGTCGTCTGGGACAAGTACCAGTGGTAGAGCAAGGTCAGACCCTACCCATCACCACCTACACAGTGSAGGGCACTTTGGGGCAGTAATGCCAGCCATCGACGGTGACACCCTCTGTCCACAG GCAAGAAAGCCTTACCCTCCCCCATTGGTGTGGGGAGGTGGGGTCGGACCAGAGCCGGTGACCGGAGAGACCCACCCAGTCCAGGAGACCACCTTCCACGTCCCCCCTCAGCACCCCAAGGCCCTGCACCCCCACTCCCACCCCCATCATCACCACGGGCAGGTGATGGCCACACGGCCCCGCCCGCGGCACTACACCTCCCCCACACACAGCTCCTCCACACAAGACTCCATGGAGGTGGTGCATGGCCATCTGTCCATGACCTCCCTgtcttcctctgcctcctcttcctccacatcTTCCTCTTCCACTGGGAATCACGGCAACCAGGCCTACCAGCTCCGCCACCTGCCTTTTGGGCATCATGGCGGGCTGAGCATGGGGATGGGCGCCTTCTCGAATCCCCGGCAGGAGACAGGCATGGCTGCCCACCCCGCTTACCCCATGGGCACAAACACGGGGCCGGCTCACTACCTACCGGAGGGCCACCTGGGCTTGAGGCAGGGCATGGACCGGGAGGAGTCTCCCATGACTGGAGTGTGTGTGCAGCAGAGTTCCATGGCCAGCTCGTGA
- the LOC111949386 gene encoding dual specificity tyrosine-phosphorylation-regulated kinase 1A isoform X2: MAAPMPHTHQQYSDRHQPSTDQAAAVLPYSDQTQQLTANPRHMPQCFRDPTLAPLRKLSIDLIKTYKQINEVYYAKKKRRHQTGQGEDSSHKKERKVFNDGYDDDNYDYIVKNGEKWMDRYEIDSLIGKGSFGQVVKAYDRVEQEWVAIKIIKNKKAFLNQAQIEVRLLELMNKHDTEMKYYIVHLKRHFMFRNHLCLVFEMLSYNLYDLLRNTNFRGVSLNLTRKFAQQLCTALLFLATPELSIIHCDLKPENILLCNPKRSAIKIVDFGSSCQLGQRIYQYIQSRFYRSPEVLLGMPYDLAIDMWSLGCILVEMHTGEPLFSGANEVDQMNKIVEVLGIPPNHIMDLAPKARKFFEKLSDGTWSVKKTKDGKRYKPPASRKLHSIMGVEAGGPGGRRAGESGHAVADYLKFKDLILRMLDYDPKSRIQPYYALQHSFFKKTADEGTNTSSSVSTSPALEQSQSSGTTSSTSSSSGGSSGTSTSGRARSDPTHHHLHSXGHFGAVMPAIDGDTLCPQARKPYPPPLVWGGGVGPEPVTGETHPVQETTFHVPPQHPKALHPHSHPHHHHGQVMATRPRPRHYTSPTHSSSTQDSMEVVHGHLSMTSLSSSASSSSTSSSSTGNHGNQAYQLRHLPFGHHGGLSMGMGAFSNPRQETGMAAHPAYPMGTNTGPAHYLPEGHLGLRQGMDREESPMTGVCVQQSSMASS, from the exons ATGGCTGCTCCAATGCCCCATACGCACCAGCAGTACAGTGACCGCCACCAGCCGAGCACTGACCAAGCTGCTGCGGTCCTACCGTACAGCGACCAAACGCAACAGCTCACTGCCAACCCG AGGCACATGCCCCAGTGCTTTCGTGACCCTACTTTGGCTCCCCTGCGGAAGCTCTCTATAGACCTTATCAAAACCTATAAACAGATCAATGAG GTCTATTATGCAAAAAAGAAGCGACGGCACCAAACAGGTCAGGGTGAAGACTCCAGTcacaagaaagagaggaaggtctTCAATGATGGCTACGACGATGACAACTACGATTACATTGTCAAGAATGGGGAGAAGTGGATGGACCGCTATGAGATTGACTCCTTGATAGGCAAAGGGTCATTTGGACAG GTTGTAAAAGCTTATGACCGTGTAGAGCAGGAGTGGGTTGCCAtcaagatcatcaagaacaagaAAGCTTttctcaatcaagcccagattgAAGTGCGCCTCCTAGAGCTCATGAACAAACATGACACTGAGATGAAATACTACATAG TTCACCTGAAACGTCACTTCATGTTTCGGAACCACCTCTGCCTGGTGTTTGAGATGCTCTCATACAACCTGTACGACCTGCTGCGAAACACCAACTTCCGTGGTGTCTCTCTCAACCTGACCAGGAAGTTTGCTCAGCAGCTTTGCACTGCGCTGCTGTTCCTGGCCACACCCGAGCTCAGCATCATCCACTGTGACCTGAAGCCAGAGAACATCCTGCTGTGCAACCCCAAGAGGAGCGCCATCAAGATAGTGGACTTTGGCAGCTCCTGCCAACTGGGACAGAGG aTATACCAGTACATTCAGAGTCGTTTTTACCGCTCCCCAGAGGTGCTGCTGGGCATGCCCTATGACCTGGCCATCGACATGTGGTCCCTTGGCTGCATCCTGGTGGAGATGCACACTGGGGAGCCCCTCTTCAGTGGAGCCAATGAG GTGGACCAGATGAATAAGATAGTTGAAGTTCTTGGTATCCCCCCCAATCACATTATGGACCTAGCCCCAAAAGCCAGGAAGTTCTTTGAGAAGCTATCGGATGGCACATGGAGTGTTAAGAAGACCAAAGATGGCAAAAGG TATAAGCCTCCAGCCTCTCGGAAGCTCCACTCCATCATGGGTGTAGAGGCCGGTGGTCCAGGTGGCCGGCGGGCGGGGGAGTCTGGCCATGCTGTTGCTGACTATTTGAAGTTCAAGGACCTGATCCTTCGGATGTTGGACTATGACCCCAAGAGCCGCATCCAGCCCTACTACGCCCTGCAGCACAGCTTCTTCAAGAAGACTGCAGACGAGGGGACCAACACGAGCAGCAGTGTGTCTACCAGCCCAGCGCTGGAGCAGTCCCAGTCCTCTGGAACCACCtccagcacctcctccagctcag GAGGGTCGTCTGGGACAAGTACCAGTGGTAGAGCAAGGTCAGACCCTACCCATCACCACCTACACAGTGSAGGGCACTTTGGGGCAGTAATGCCAGCCATCGACGGTGACACCCTCTGTCCACAG GCAAGAAAGCCTTACCCTCCCCCATTGGTGTGGGGAGGTGGGGTCGGACCAGAGCCGGTGACCGGAGAGACCCACCCAGTCCAGGAGACCACCTTCCACGTCCCCCCTCAGCACCCCAAGGCCCTGCACCCCCACTCCCACCCCCATCATCACCACGGGCAGGTGATGGCCACACGGCCCCGCCCGCGGCACTACACCTCCCCCACACACAGCTCCTCCACACAAGACTCCATGGAGGTGGTGCATGGCCATCTGTCCATGACCTCCCTgtcttcctctgcctcctcttcctccacatcTTCCTCTTCCACTGGGAATCACGGCAACCAGGCCTACCAGCTCCGCCACCTGCCTTTTGGGCATCATGGCGGGCTGAGCATGGGGATGGGCGCCTTCTCGAATCCCCGGCAGGAGACAGGCATGGCTGCCCACCCCGCTTACCCCATGGGCACAAACACGGGGCCGGCTCACTACCTACCGGAGGGCCACCTGGGCTTGAGGCAGGGCATGGACCGGGAGGAGTCTCCCATGACTGGAGTGTGTGTGCAGCAGAGTTCCATGGCCAGCTCGTGA